Proteins encoded in a region of the Orcinus orca chromosome X, mOrcOrc1.1, whole genome shotgun sequence genome:
- the GPRASP3 gene encoding G protein-coupled receptor associated sorting protein 3, which translates to MAGVKNASRKNRSRKNESKKKTKTENRAGVQAEAKREATGIVRSVAKTQAKAIAKAGTQEDPVAEVKAASKNKIVTEMKEGALADFSPKAEDEATRASRFCSVAEASAEASAESSAESRSTCKDKTGIDTWFWAEEEASVGSWFWNGEEAGNRFSAKDEGKADIRPPSCAKNLEPVAGANCKARPGAEEEEEENVIGSWFWDGDETSFDPNPRPVSRIIKPQPVDEINEKDRPKDWSEVTIWPKAPAVTPAVLGFRSQVPFEKKPPSYVVLASAEENTHSLPVATACPSRSTASSSQPVSEYPFGSDPCIQTIEEIRRQIRIREVNGIKPFACPCKMECYMDSEEFEKLVTLLKSTTDPLIHKIAQIAMGIINVHPFAQEFINEVGVVTLIESLLSFPSSEMRKKAVITLNPPSGDERQRKVELHVKHMCKETMSFPLNSPGQQSGLKILGQLATDSNHHHIVANYFSELFHLLSLGNRKTRNLVLKVLLNMSENPTAARDMINIKALAALKLIFNQKEAKANLVSAVAIFINIKEHIRKGSIVVVDHLSYNTLMAIFREVKVIIETM; encoded by the coding sequence ATGGCTGGGGTTAAGAATGCAAGTAGAAAGAATAGGAGTAGAAAGAATGAGAGTAAAAAGAAGACCAAAACTGAAAATAGGGCTGGTGTACAAGCTGAAGCCAAGAGGGAGGCTACTGGCATAGTCAGATCTGTAGCCAAGACCCAGGCCAAAGCAATAGCCAAGGCAGGGACTCAGGAAGATCCAGTGGCAGAGGTGAAGGCAGCGTCTAAGAACAAGATTGTTACTGAGATGAAGGAAGGAGCTCTGGCAGATTTCAGTCCCAAAGCTGAAGATGAGGCCACTAGAGCATCTCGGTTTTGTTCTGTGGCTGAGGCTAGTGCTGAGGCTAGTGCTGAGTCCAGTGCTGAGTCCAGGTCTACGTGTAAAGATAAGACTGGTATTGATACCTGGTTTTGGGCTGAGGAAGAAGCCAGTGTTGGTTCCTGGTTCTGGAATGGAGAAGAGGCTGGTAATCGTTTCAGTGCTAAGGATGAAGGTAAAGCTGATATTCGTCCCCCATCCTGTGCTAAGAATTTGGAGCCTGTGGCTGGGGCCAACTGCAAGGCTaggccaggggctgaggaggaggaggaggagaacgTTATTGGGAGCTGGTTTTGGGATGGAGATGAAACTAGTTttgaccctaaccctagacctGTGAGCAGGATAATTAAGCCCCAGCCTGTGgatgaaattaatgaaaaagatagGCCCAAGGACTGGTCTGAGGTAACTATCTGGCCCAAAGCTCCTGCTGTAACTCCAGCAGTGTTAGGCTTTAGATCCCAAGTCCCATTTGAGAAAAAGCCTCCTTCATATGTTGTCCTGGCCTCCGCTGAGGAAAATACCCATTCTTTGCCTGTGGCAACAGCGTGCCCTTCTAGGAGCACTGCCTCAAGCTCACAGCCTGTCTCTGAGTACCCATTTGGTTCTGACCCTTGTATCCAGACCATAGAGGAGATTAGACGCCAAATCAGGATCAGGGAGGTGAATGGGATTAAGCCATTTGCTTGCCCTTGCAAAATGGAATGCTACATGGATTCTGAGGAGTTTGAAAAACTTGTTACCTTACTTAAATCAACTACTGATCCTCTCATTCATAAAATAGCTCAAATTGCAATGGGGATCATTAATGTTCATCCATTTGCCCAAGAGTTCATTAATGAGGTGGGTGTAGTGACACTTATTGAAAGCTTGcttagttttccttcctctgaaatgagaaaaaaggcTGTAATTACTCTGAATCCCCCCTCTGGGGATGAAAGACAACGCAAGGTTGAATTACATGTTAAGCATATGTGTAAGGAAACCATGTCTTTTCCCTTGAACTCACCTGGACAGCAATCCGGATTAAAGATACTAGGACAACTGGCTACTGATTCTAACCATCACCACATTGTTGCCAATTACTTTTCAGAGCTTTTTCATTTGCTCTCCCTGGGAAATCGTAAAACCAGAAATCTTGTTTTGAAAGTACTTTTGAATATGTCTGAAAATCCAACTGCAGCCAGAGAcatgatcaatataaaagcatTAGCAGCATTAAAACTCATCTTTAACCAAAAAGAGGCAAAAGCCAATCTCGTTAGTGCTGTGGCCATATTTATTAACATAAAGGAGCATATCAGAAAGGGCTCAATTGTAGTTGTTGATCATTTGAGTTATAATACACTCATGGCCATTTTCCGTGAAGTTAAAGTGATCATCGAAACAATGTAA
- the LOC125962939 gene encoding proline-rich protein 2-like, with product MCQTYCAHRTLWHQRGACAKGQHPARGVPQTPFQNQGPGGPAPAPARSAPGSDRHPRRPLRRPHPGSPPPFLPQQPPPQPSPGTGTVDGGARAPRKPAGERPRRLPPQDPRKDLRPRPRAPGPVRAGRRPLSARGPPTMRTSLRDPLRPGCLPLVRLPGSAVQGVSRSSPPRHPQLLSQTQGPDGRPPPPVAAPHLDSHRSPCGQNGKEMSCPPRGCAKPGRGYEGCGTNRSRRGCREGGGGILHEWARRPLPDPP from the coding sequence ATGTGCCAGACCTACTGCGCACACAGGACACTCTGGCATCAAAGAGGCGCCTGTGCGAAGGGACAGCACCCGGCACGCGGGGTCCCACAGACCCCTTTCCAGAATCAGGGCCCGGGCGGGCCGGCCCCCGCGCCCGCCCGCTCGGCACCGGGCTCTGATCGCCACCCCAGGCGGCCTCTCCGACGCCCCCACCCCGGCTCCCCTCCGCCATTTCTCCCGCAGCAGCCTCCCCCACAGCCCTCTCCTGGCACAGGCACCGTCGACGGCGGGGCGCGGGCACCCAGAAAGCCCGCCGGGGAGCGGCCGCGCCGTTTGCCTCCCCAGGACCCGAGGAAAGACCTGCGGCCAAGACCTCGCGCCCCAGGACCGGTCCGCGCCGGTCGCCGCCCCCTCAGCGCCAGGGGTCCCCCAACGATGCGCACCTCTCTCAGAGACCCGCTCCGACCCGGTTGCCTCCCCCTCGTCAGGTTGCCAGGGTCCGCGGTGCAGGGTGTGAGCCGCTCGTCGCCCCCGAGACACCCCCAGTTGCTTTCGCAGACGCAGGGTCCCGATGGTCGGCCTCCCCCTCCTGTCGCAGCTCCTCACTTGGATTCCCACCGCTCGCCGTGCGGGCAGAATGGCAAAGAGATGTCCTGCCCCCCCCGCGGCTGCGCCAAACCCGGCAGGGGCTACGAAGGCTGCGGCACCAACCGCTCGCGGCGAGGGTGTCGGGAAGGGGGCGGAGGGATACTGCACGAATGGGCTCGACGCCCCCTCCCAGACCCACCGTAG